From a single Chitinophaga sp. Cy-1792 genomic region:
- a CDS encoding TonB-dependent receptor: MSNQFVKRFAASLLIIAALLSAITGYAQHSTGTIHGIVYTTDKAAVPFVTVAVSGTNKGAVSNEQGIYDIPGLQPGTYLLVVKSVGLLQQTRSVTVKAGQQHSEDFILEKDVKSLQEVRVSIGYNKFARKEVEDVARLPIKNLENPQVYNVIPKELLQDQVIVSYNDVLKNVTGVSQALVNGSNSFNLRGFFTTSYLRNGLQDYKMNSIEVANIERIEVLKGPSATLFGSSLISFGGLLNRVSKQPLETFKGEVSYMTGGFGLNRATIDINTPISKEKGLYLRTNAAYHSEGSFQDAGFTRRFFLAPSLLYKPNQRLSILVDAEIYSQKGNDFNRLFPENSFTKTTPRDLNIDWKKSYSDNSLYERKPSATVYGNADYKISDSWKSHTSISYTHATEKGYYSWNRIIGDSVSRNPSYENNVVNNVQVQQNFNGDFKLAGMRHRIVLGLDYYRSNVRNDAASVYGFDMIGNRGNDPHYHDLTQTTLDKALAGIPLNSALTTQHTYSAYVSDVVNITQHLLAMLSVRADHFSNDGTKDLAKDTTQGKYSQTVASPKLGLVYQIVPEKVSLFANYMNGFSNNAPYRQPDGTVSSFKASQANQWETGIKLDILSGKLNSTISYYHIKVSDMVRNDFSPGRSNYQVQDGGQLSKGLEIEVIGNPFKGLNFIAGYAYNTIYTINTNKDVDGLRQWTGPGQTANLWINYYFLKGALKGLGLGIGGNYNDKSYIGQSRSGGMFYIPAYTVFNTAISYEHSCYKVAVKVDNLSNEVYWGSYVSQIMPRRLSASIAVKFGK, from the coding sequence ATGAGCAACCAATTTGTTAAACGCTTTGCAGCAAGTCTCCTTATTATTGCCGCCTTGTTATCAGCTATTACCGGCTATGCCCAACATAGTACCGGCACTATTCACGGTATTGTCTATACGACAGACAAGGCGGCGGTACCCTTTGTAACCGTCGCTGTTTCAGGTACCAATAAAGGTGCTGTATCAAACGAACAGGGAATTTATGATATACCAGGCCTGCAACCTGGAACCTATTTATTGGTCGTGAAATCTGTTGGTCTGCTGCAACAGACCAGGAGTGTTACCGTCAAAGCCGGACAGCAGCATTCCGAAGACTTCATCCTGGAAAAGGATGTAAAGTCATTACAGGAGGTAAGGGTAAGTATTGGTTACAACAAATTTGCCCGTAAGGAGGTGGAAGATGTGGCCCGTCTGCCCATAAAGAATCTTGAAAATCCACAGGTCTACAATGTAATTCCGAAAGAATTACTGCAAGATCAGGTAATTGTTAGCTATAATGATGTATTGAAGAATGTAACCGGTGTAAGTCAGGCGCTCGTAAATGGCTCCAACTCTTTCAACTTACGCGGCTTCTTTACAACCAGTTACCTGCGAAATGGCCTGCAGGATTATAAAATGAACAGTATAGAAGTGGCTAATATCGAAAGGATAGAAGTACTGAAAGGACCTTCTGCAACGTTGTTTGGCAGCAGCCTGATTTCATTCGGTGGCTTATTGAACAGGGTATCGAAACAACCGCTGGAAACATTTAAAGGCGAGGTGTCCTATATGACGGGTGGTTTTGGACTGAACAGGGCTACAATAGATATTAATACGCCAATAAGTAAGGAAAAGGGACTGTATCTGCGTACCAACGCCGCCTACCATAGTGAGGGTAGCTTCCAGGATGCCGGATTCACCAGGAGGTTTTTTCTGGCACCTTCTCTATTGTATAAGCCTAATCAGCGGTTATCCATCCTGGTTGATGCAGAAATATACAGCCAGAAAGGAAATGACTTTAACCGTTTATTCCCTGAGAACTCTTTCACAAAGACTACTCCACGCGACCTGAACATCGATTGGAAAAAATCATATAGTGACAATAGTCTATACGAACGAAAGCCTTCTGCCACAGTTTATGGAAATGCAGACTATAAAATTTCAGATAGCTGGAAGTCTCATACCAGCATATCCTATACACACGCCACTGAAAAAGGGTATTATAGCTGGAATAGGATTATTGGAGACAGCGTGTCACGCAATCCGTCCTACGAAAACAATGTGGTGAATAATGTCCAGGTTCAACAAAATTTCAACGGAGATTTCAAACTGGCCGGAATGCGTCATCGTATAGTATTAGGGCTCGATTATTACAGAAGCAATGTCCGTAATGATGCGGCATCTGTTTATGGCTTTGACATGATCGGCAACAGGGGGAATGATCCGCATTACCACGACCTTACGCAGACTACCCTGGATAAAGCCCTTGCAGGAATCCCGTTGAATAGTGCCCTTACAACTCAGCATACTTACAGTGCATATGTTTCTGATGTGGTGAATATTACACAGCACCTGCTGGCAATGCTCAGCGTGCGTGCAGATCATTTTTCAAATGATGGAACAAAGGACCTGGCAAAAGATACCACACAAGGGAAATATAGTCAGACAGTAGCTTCTCCTAAGCTGGGGTTAGTGTATCAGATAGTTCCTGAAAAGGTATCATTATTTGCCAACTATATGAATGGCTTCAGCAACAATGCTCCTTACAGGCAGCCTGATGGTACAGTATCCAGTTTCAAGGCAAGCCAGGCTAACCAGTGGGAGACAGGTATAAAACTGGATATCCTGTCCGGAAAACTGAACAGTACTATCAGCTACTATCATATCAAGGTGAGTGATATGGTACGTAATGATTTCTCTCCCGGACGCAGCAACTACCAGGTACAAGATGGCGGCCAGCTGAGTAAAGGCCTGGAAATTGAAGTTATAGGAAATCCTTTTAAGGGGCTGAACTTTATTGCAGGTTATGCTTATAATACCATTTATACCATTAATACTAATAAAGACGTTGATGGGTTACGTCAATGGACGGGTCCTGGACAAACAGCCAATCTGTGGATCAATTATTACTTCCTGAAAGGTGCACTTAAAGGCCTGGGTTTGGGCATTGGCGGCAATTATAACGATAAGAGCTATATTGGTCAGTCCCGTTCTGGCGGCATGTTTTACATTCCGGCATACACCGTATTTAATACTGCAATAAGCTATGAACATTCATGCTACAAGGTAGCTGTGAAAGTGGATAATCTTTCCAATGAAGTATACTGGGGAAGTTATGTGAGTCAGATAATGCCGCGCAGGCTAAGTGCCAGCATAGCTGTAAAGTTTGGAAAATAA